From the genome of Prevotella herbatica, one region includes:
- the hpt gene encoding hypoxanthine phosphoribosyltransferase, with translation MDFVKIKDKTFKTFIPESEILQRVKVVAEKINKDMDGKNPLLLAVLNGSFIFAADLIRNINIPCEISFVKLASYQGTTSTGKIKEVIGLNEDLSGRTVIIVEDIVDTGFTMKSMIESLGTRNPEAIHICTLLFKPGKLQVPLDIKYAAMEIPNDFIVGYGLDYDQQGRQLRDIYTVCDEKETAK, from the coding sequence ATGGACTTTGTTAAAATCAAGGACAAAACGTTTAAAACGTTTATTCCTGAATCCGAGATTCTGCAACGTGTAAAGGTTGTTGCTGAAAAGATCAACAAGGATATGGATGGTAAAAACCCACTCTTGCTGGCTGTATTAAACGGTTCTTTTATATTTGCTGCGGACTTGATCCGCAATATAAATATTCCTTGTGAGATTTCTTTCGTTAAACTAGCTTCTTATCAAGGAACCACTTCAACGGGTAAGATAAAAGAGGTTATTGGTCTTAATGAGGATCTTTCTGGAAGAACAGTCATTATCGTTGAGGACATTGTTGATACAGGTTTCACTATGAAGAGCATGATAGAGAGCTTGGGTACACGTAATCCAGAGGCTATTCATATTTGTACTCTTCTATTCAAACCGGGAAAGCTTCAGGTGCCTCTAGATATAAAATATGCCGCAATGGAAATCCCTAACGACTTTATTGTTGGATATGGCTTGGATTATGATCAGCAGGGTCGCCAGCTTAGAGATATCTATACTGTTTGTGACGAAAAAGAAACAGCGAAATAA
- a CDS encoding adenylate kinase, protein MKNIVIFGAPGAGKGTQSDKIIEKYGLGHISTGDVLRNEIKNGTELGKTAKGFIDNGQLIPDELMVNILASVYDSFGTDHKGVIFDGFPRTTPQAEALKKMLSDRGHKIAAMIELDVPEEELMARLINRGKESGRSDDNEETIKKRLNVYHTQTSPLIDWYEKEGVHYHVKGIGTLEEIFGRVSDVIDNLAD, encoded by the coding sequence ATGAAGAATATTGTTATTTTCGGAGCTCCTGGTGCCGGTAAGGGTACTCAGAGTGACAAAATTATTGAGAAGTATGGTCTTGGACACATCTCTACTGGTGACGTGCTTCGTAATGAAATCAAGAATGGTACAGAACTTGGCAAGACTGCTAAGGGATTTATTGACAACGGTCAGCTCATTCCTGATGAATTGATGGTTAATATCCTTGCAAGCGTTTATGATTCATTCGGTACAGACCATAAGGGCGTAATTTTTGATGGTTTCCCACGCACAACTCCACAGGCTGAGGCTTTGAAGAAAATGCTTTCAGATCGTGGTCACAAAATTGCTGCAATGATAGAACTAGATGTTCCTGAGGAGGAACTGATGGCTCGCCTCATCAACCGTGGTAAAGAAAGTGGACGTAGTGATGATAACGAAGAGACAATAAAGAAGCGTCTAAACGTTTATCACACACAGACTTCTCCACTAATCGACTGGTATGAGAAGGAAGGTGTACACTATCATGTAAAGGGTATCGGAACTTTAGAGGAAATCTTCGGACGTGTTTCTGACGTTATTGATAACCTTGCTGATTAA
- the obgE gene encoding GTPase ObgE, translating to MAESNFVDYVKIYCRSGKGGRGSMHLRHVKYQYNGGPDGGDGGHGGSVYLRGNHNYWTLLHLKYQRHVAAEHGGNGSSDKCHGTDGKNFYIDVPCGTVVYNAETGKYICDVSYDGQEVLLLKGGRGGLGNFQFRTSTNQAPRYAQPGEPMEEMNIILELKLLADVGLVGLPNAGKSTLLSSLSSARPKIANYPFTTLEPSLGIVAYHDNKSFVMADIPGIIEGASEGKGLGLRFLRHIERNSLFLFMVPGDTEDIKHEYEVLLNELKKFNPEMLDKHRVLAVTKCDLLDDELIEMLKETLPDSLPVVFISSVTGFGLNELKDILWRELNSESNKLQEIVSEDTLVHRDKDMAVFADEIHAEGADEEDLEFVDDDDIEDLDDFEYDDNKDAE from the coding sequence ATGGCTGAATCCAATTTCGTTGACTACGTTAAGATTTATTGCCGCTCTGGTAAGGGCGGAAGAGGCTCCATGCATTTACGTCATGTGAAATACCAATATAACGGCGGTCCTGACGGCGGTGATGGCGGACATGGTGGAAGCGTATATTTAAGAGGTAATCATAATTACTGGACATTGCTTCATTTGAAGTATCAGCGCCACGTGGCTGCTGAGCATGGGGGCAATGGCAGTAGCGACAAATGTCACGGTACCGATGGTAAGAACTTCTATATTGATGTACCTTGCGGTACCGTGGTATATAATGCAGAAACAGGTAAGTATATCTGTGATGTATCTTATGATGGGCAGGAAGTGCTTTTGTTGAAAGGTGGTCGTGGTGGACTTGGTAATTTCCAGTTCCGTACGTCTACTAATCAAGCTCCACGATATGCACAGCCAGGAGAACCTATGGAGGAGATGAATATCATCCTTGAATTAAAACTCCTTGCTGATGTAGGTCTTGTTGGATTACCTAACGCAGGTAAATCTACTTTGCTTTCTTCGTTGTCAAGTGCTCGTCCCAAAATAGCTAATTATCCTTTCACGACATTGGAACCTTCTTTGGGTATTGTCGCATATCATGATAATAAGTCGTTTGTGATGGCTGATATCCCTGGTATTATAGAGGGCGCAAGTGAAGGCAAGGGACTTGGACTTAGATTCCTTAGACATATTGAGCGCAACTCTCTGTTCCTGTTTATGGTTCCTGGTGACACTGAAGACATCAAGCACGAATATGAAGTATTGCTTAATGAACTCAAAAAGTTTAATCCTGAAATGCTTGATAAACACCGCGTGTTAGCTGTTACAAAGTGTGACTTGCTAGACGATGAGCTTATTGAAATGTTGAAAGAAACTTTACCAGATTCTCTTCCGGTAGTGTTTATTTCTTCTGTCACAGGATTTGGACTAAATGAGCTTAAGGACATATTGTGGCGCGAGCTCAATAGCGAAAGCAATAAGTTGCAGGAAATAGTTTCAGAAGATACTCTTGTACATCGTGATAAGGATATGGCTGTATTTGCTGATGAAATTCATGCAGAAGGTGCAGATGAGGAAGACTTAGAGTTTGTTGATGATGATGATATCGAAGATCTTGATGACTTCGAATATGATGACAATAAAGATGCGGAATGA
- the pgeF gene encoding peptidoglycan editing factor PgeF has protein sequence MIKPVLKYYNIADCVKAFSSTRKGGVSKAEFGEFNINGFCGDDDACIAENKKALAEELCIGVEDIIIPHQIHRIECRTIAPEFFSMPESVRKMLLEGVDCVLTDIKNLCIGVSTADCIPILLYDDEHHAIAAVHAGWRGTLNRIAHRAIVEMCNVYKSYPSRIKAVIGPGISMENFEVGDEVYQQFEAVGFNMPLISKKYEKWHINLPECNHIQLREAGLKDENILMSGICTFSRSEDYFSARKLGQHSGRIFSGIMISE, from the coding sequence ATGATTAAGCCTGTATTGAAATATTATAATATCGCCGATTGTGTAAAAGCTTTCAGTTCTACTCGAAAGGGTGGGGTAAGCAAAGCAGAATTCGGTGAGTTTAATATTAATGGTTTCTGCGGTGACGATGATGCGTGTATTGCAGAAAACAAAAAGGCTTTGGCTGAAGAACTTTGTATTGGTGTTGAGGATATCATCATACCTCACCAGATTCATAGAATTGAATGTCGCACCATCGCTCCTGAGTTTTTTAGTATGCCAGAAAGTGTTCGCAAGATGCTTCTTGAGGGAGTGGATTGTGTGCTTACTGATATCAAAAACTTATGTATCGGAGTTTCTACAGCAGATTGCATTCCTATTCTTCTTTATGATGATGAACACCATGCCATAGCTGCAGTGCATGCAGGGTGGCGTGGAACTCTCAATCGTATTGCGCATCGTGCCATAGTGGAAATGTGCAATGTGTATAAATCTTATCCTTCACGCATTAAAGCCGTGATAGGACCTGGTATATCTATGGAAAACTTTGAAGTTGGCGATGAGGTCTATCAACAGTTTGAAGCTGTTGGATTCAATATGCCACTTATTTCCAAGAAGTACGAAAAATGGCATATCAATCTTCCTGAATGTAATCATATTCAATTAAGGGAAGCTGGACTTAAAGATGAAAATATCTTGATGTCTGGAATATGTACTTTCTCTCGCTCCGAGGATTATTTCTCAGCCCGCAAGCTTGGACAGCATTCGGGAAGAATATTCTCTGGAATTATGATTTCTGAATAG
- a CDS encoding M23 family metallopeptidase, which yields MSAMTPAKKTFSAAEQQQIAIPTSGLFDRSNAFSIDFSAIKSNGYSFPLPVGKVKVVDDNQALEISTSAGDAVKAMFGGVVRLSRNVNGSGNVVVVRHDNGIETVYANNAQNMVTVGQRVKAGQTVAIVGSDAGRTYCKFSLMVNGGRINPKTFIDLNSHTLRKQTVLCKKNGTYVDVSVIENSEKQPKDVKDIIVSDNDDKIDFTGMPKSEWAYPLPGSHVISPFGGARHHPGIDLKTRPNDNICAAFDGVVIMAGNYFGYGNCIKIKHNNGLVTLYGHQSRNLVKNGEKVKAGQIIGLTGRTGRATTEHLHFEVFFKGHRLDPSSIFDTANKSLQQITLTCKNGVVKTQRNYFAKK from the coding sequence ATGTCTGCTATGACCCCGGCAAAAAAAACTTTCTCTGCTGCTGAACAGCAACAGATTGCTATTCCTACGTCTGGACTTTTTGATCGTTCTAATGCTTTTAGCATCGATTTTAGTGCAATTAAAAGTAATGGCTATTCTTTTCCATTGCCAGTTGGTAAGGTGAAAGTAGTTGATGACAATCAGGCACTTGAGATTTCTACTTCTGCTGGTGATGCTGTTAAGGCTATGTTTGGCGGTGTCGTTCGTTTATCACGAAACGTTAATGGATCTGGAAATGTTGTTGTTGTTAGACATGACAACGGCATAGAGACAGTTTATGCTAATAATGCTCAGAATATGGTTACTGTTGGACAGCGTGTAAAGGCAGGGCAAACTGTGGCTATCGTCGGCTCAGATGCAGGTCGTACATATTGCAAGTTCAGTTTGATGGTTAATGGTGGTAGAATTAATCCAAAGACTTTCATTGACTTGAATAGTCATACGCTCCGCAAGCAGACTGTCTTGTGCAAGAAAAATGGAACTTATGTAGATGTATCTGTTATTGAAAATTCAGAAAAACAGCCTAAGGATGTTAAAGACATAATTGTCTCTGATAATGATGACAAAATTGATTTTACGGGTATGCCAAAATCAGAATGGGCTTATCCATTACCTGGAAGTCACGTGATAAGTCCCTTCGGTGGTGCCCGTCATCATCCAGGTATTGACCTGAAGACACGACCTAATGATAATATCTGTGCTGCTTTCGACGGAGTCGTTATTATGGCAGGTAATTATTTTGGATATGGCAATTGCATCAAAATTAAACATAACAATGGACTTGTGACTTTGTATGGTCATCAATCACGTAATTTAGTGAAGAATGGTGAGAAAGTCAAGGCTGGACAAATCATAGGACTTACAGGTAGAACAGGACGCGCTACTACTGAGCATTTACATTTTGAGGTATTCTTCAAGGGACACAGATTAGATCCTTCTTCTATATTTGACACCGCTAATAAGTCTTTGCAGCAAATCACGCTTACCTGTAAAAATGGTGTTGTGAAAACTCAGCGTAATTACTTCGCAAAAAAATAG
- a CDS encoding phosphoribosylaminoimidazolecarboxamide formyltransferase yields MKELALKYGCNPNQKPSRIYMEEGELPIEVINGRPGYINFLDALNSWQLVKELKEATGLPAAASFKHVSPAGAAIGLPLSDTLKKIYFVDDVKIPLTPLACAYARARGADRMCSYGDFVALSDTCDAATATLLKREVSDGVIAPDYTPEAIEILKDKRKGTYNVIKIDPEYKPTPIEHKQVFGITFEQGRNEIKLDDPKLFENIPTKNKTYSEEAKRDLIIALITLKYTQSNSVCYVKDGQAIGIGAGQQSRIHCTRLAGSKADTWWLRQAPKVMNLPFKEGIRRADRDNTIDVYISEEHDDVLRDGTWQMFFTEKPEVFTMEEKKAWIAQNTKVALGSDAFFPFGDNIERAHKSGVEYIAQAGGSIRDDNVIDTCDKYGITMSFTGVRLFHH; encoded by the coding sequence ATGAAAGAATTAGCTTTAAAGTACGGATGTAATCCCAATCAGAAACCTTCCAGAATATATATGGAAGAAGGTGAATTACCAATCGAAGTCATTAACGGTCGCCCTGGCTACATCAATTTCCTTGATGCACTAAACAGCTGGCAATTAGTAAAGGAACTTAAAGAAGCTACTGGTCTGCCAGCAGCAGCAAGTTTTAAACATGTATCACCAGCAGGAGCAGCTATCGGTTTGCCTCTCAGCGATACATTAAAGAAAATCTATTTCGTTGACGACGTAAAGATTCCTCTTACACCATTGGCATGCGCCTATGCACGTGCACGCGGAGCAGACCGCATGTGTTCATACGGAGACTTTGTTGCACTAAGCGACACATGCGATGCAGCAACAGCAACTCTATTGAAACGAGAAGTAAGTGACGGTGTTATCGCACCTGATTACACTCCTGAAGCAATTGAGATTTTGAAGGATAAGCGCAAAGGCACATACAATGTGATAAAGATTGATCCAGAATACAAGCCAACTCCAATAGAGCACAAGCAAGTATTTGGAATAACTTTTGAGCAAGGACGTAATGAAATAAAGCTGGATGATCCAAAACTATTTGAGAACATTCCTACTAAGAATAAGACTTACAGCGAAGAGGCAAAACGCGATTTAATCATTGCGCTTATTACACTTAAATACACACAGAGCAATTCTGTATGCTACGTAAAAGACGGTCAAGCTATTGGTATCGGTGCGGGACAACAAAGTCGTATTCACTGTACTCGCCTTGCAGGAAGCAAAGCTGATACATGGTGGTTGCGTCAAGCACCAAAGGTGATGAACCTTCCTTTCAAAGAAGGAATACGTCGTGCTGACCGTGATAATACAATAGACGTTTATATAAGCGAAGAGCATGATGACGTGCTACGTGACGGAACATGGCAGATGTTCTTTACAGAAAAGCCAGAAGTGTTCACAATGGAAGAAAAGAAAGCATGGATTGCCCAAAATACAAAAGTGGCACTTGGAAGCGATGCATTCTTCCCATTTGGAGACAACATAGAGCGTGCCCACAAGAGCGGTGTAGAATATATCGCGCAAGCAGGTGGCTCTATACGTGATGACAATGTTATTGATACATGCGATAAGTATGGCATAACAATGTCATTCACTGGAGTACGCTTATTCCATCATTAA